The following are from one region of the Polaribacter marinaquae genome:
- a CDS encoding MBL fold metallo-hydrolase, translating to MKIYPIETGNFKLDGGAMFGVVPKSIWQRTNPADSNNLIDMSMRCMLIQDGDRLVLIDTGLGVKQSDKFFGYYYLFGDFSLDSSLAKYGFHRDDVTDVFLTHLHFDHCGGVIEWNSQKTLLQPAFKNAKFWSNDNHWQWATEPNAREKASFLKENINPIKESGQLNFIHRNAIDQIGFNVLFMDGHTEKQMLPKITYQGKTIVFMADLLPTIGHIPLPYVMGYDTRPLLTIKEKAAFLNEAADNNYYLFLEHDAYNELCTVKHTEKGVRLKNTHKFTDIFN from the coding sequence ATGAAGATATATCCTATAGAAACAGGTAATTTTAAGCTAGATGGTGGTGCAATGTTTGGTGTTGTACCTAAAAGTATATGGCAAAGAACAAACCCTGCAGATTCAAATAATTTAATAGACATGAGCATGCGTTGTATGCTTATACAAGATGGAGATAGACTTGTTTTAATAGACACAGGATTAGGTGTTAAGCAATCGGATAAATTTTTTGGTTATTACTATTTGTTTGGAGATTTTTCTTTAGACAGTTCTTTGGCTAAATATGGTTTTCATAGAGACGATGTAACAGATGTTTTTCTAACACATTTACATTTCGATCATTGTGGAGGTGTAATAGAATGGAATTCACAAAAAACTTTATTACAACCTGCTTTTAAGAATGCAAAATTTTGGTCGAACGATAATCATTGGCAATGGGCAACAGAACCAAATGCCAGGGAAAAAGCTTCATTTTTAAAAGAAAATATAAATCCGATTAAAGAAAGTGGTCAGCTTAATTTTATCCATAGAAATGCAATTGACCAAATAGGATTTAATGTTTTGTTTATGGATGGTCATACAGAAAAACAAATGTTACCAAAAATAACATATCAAGGTAAAACAATTGTTTTTATGGCAGATTTATTACCTACAATTGGGCATATTCCTTTACCATATGTAATGGGTTATGATACAAGACCTTTATTAACAATTAAAGAAAAAGCAGCTTTTTTAAACGAAGCTGCAGACAATAATTATTACCTTTTTTTAGAACACGATGCGTATAACGAGCTTTGTACGGTTAAGCATACAGAAAAAGGAGTAAGATTAAAAAATACACATAAATTTACAGATATATTTAATTAA
- a CDS encoding S8 family peptidase, producing MRVLKPIIYTAVASVVFASCKTSINTIPVPNGAENVINIPAKKGALTEEEVQVWSHMDLQTDSIPGMSIAKAYQFLEGKKGVRVIVAVADSGIDVEHEDLKDVAWVNPKEVANNNKDDDNNGYVDDVHGWNFLGNKEGKIVNADQLELTRIVKKGMDKFGDKKASEIADADKAEFQEFLKLKEKYTQFVAAHKQELFNLEQTETRITQIEQNFKDVKEFLGKEDFTIEDLKSAKPESAQLAAKIADVSNMLSRGMSEKGLLDYKMQLLDYKKGKDASKSYDLDFNARQTLGDDLYDINDKFYGNNNVIGSKDLESHGTHVAGIVAASRNNNKGVNGVASNVKIMAVRVVPDGDEHDKDIALGIRYAVDNGAKIINTSFGKAYSPNKQWVYDAIKYAESKDVLIVNAAGNDGKNIDIEKTYPNDSKDLVNEIADNVLTIGAMSLHYDENLPATFSNYGKMNVDVFAPGVDIYATFPKNEYQAISGTSMAAPSSAGVAALVRSYYPQLSASQVKHILMNSGLKVNFDVIKPGTKDEKVPFSDLSVSGRVVNAYNALIMADRIVNGKK from the coding sequence ATGAGAGTATTAAAGCCAATTATTTATACAGCGGTTGCTAGTGTTGTTTTTGCAAGTTGTAAAACATCAATAAATACAATTCCGGTACCAAATGGTGCAGAAAATGTAATAAATATTCCTGCTAAAAAAGGAGCATTAACAGAAGAAGAAGTGCAGGTTTGGAGTCATATGGATTTACAAACAGACTCGATTCCGGGTATGAGTATTGCAAAAGCATATCAATTTTTAGAAGGTAAAAAAGGAGTGCGGGTAATTGTTGCTGTTGCAGATTCTGGTATAGATGTAGAGCATGAAGATCTAAAGGATGTTGCTTGGGTTAACCCTAAAGAAGTAGCAAATAATAATAAAGATGATGATAACAACGGTTATGTAGATGATGTACACGGATGGAATTTTCTTGGAAATAAAGAAGGTAAAATTGTAAATGCAGATCAACTAGAACTAACTAGAATTGTTAAAAAAGGAATGGACAAATTTGGCGATAAAAAAGCATCTGAGATTGCAGATGCCGATAAAGCTGAATTTCAAGAATTTTTAAAGTTAAAAGAAAAGTATACACAATTTGTGGCTGCTCATAAACAAGAATTATTCAATCTTGAGCAAACAGAGACAAGAATTACACAAATAGAGCAAAATTTTAAAGATGTAAAAGAATTTTTAGGAAAAGAAGATTTTACTATAGAAGATTTAAAAAGTGCAAAACCAGAAAGTGCGCAATTAGCAGCAAAAATTGCCGATGTTTCTAATATGTTATCTAGAGGTATGAGCGAAAAAGGTTTGCTAGATTACAAGATGCAGTTATTAGATTATAAGAAAGGTAAAGACGCTTCTAAAAGTTACGATTTAGATTTTAATGCTAGACAAACTTTAGGCGATGATTTATATGATATTAACGATAAATTTTACGGTAACAATAATGTAATTGGTTCTAAAGATTTAGAAAGTCATGGTACACACGTTGCAGGTATAGTTGCAGCTTCTAGAAATAATAATAAAGGTGTAAACGGTGTTGCTAGCAATGTTAAGATTATGGCAGTAAGAGTTGTTCCAGATGGCGATGAACACGATAAAGATATTGCTTTAGGAATTCGTTATGCAGTTGATAATGGTGCAAAAATTATAAATACAAGTTTTGGTAAAGCATATTCACCAAATAAACAATGGGTTTATGACGCTATTAAATATGCAGAAAGTAAAGATGTTTTAATTGTAAATGCTGCTGGTAATGATGGTAAGAATATTGATATCGAAAAAACATACCCAAATGATTCTAAAGATTTAGTAAACGAAATTGCTGATAATGTTTTAACAATAGGAGCAATGAGTTTACATTATGATGAAAACTTGCCAGCTACTTTTTCTAATTATGGTAAAATGAATGTAGATGTATTTGCACCAGGTGTAGATATTTATGCAACATTTCCTAAAAACGAATATCAAGCTATTAGTGGTACATCTATGGCAGCACCTTCAAGTGCTGGTGTAGCGGCTTTAGTGCGTTCGTATTATCCGCAGTTATCTGCAAGTCAAGTAAAGCATATTTTAATGAACTCTGGTTTAAAAGTTAATTTTGATGTTATCAAACCAGGTACTAAAGACGAAAAAGTTCCATTCTCAGATTTATCAGTTTCTGGTAGAGTAGTTAATGCTTATAATGCGTTAATTATGGCAGATAGAATTGTAAACGGAAAAAAATAA
- a CDS encoding M1 family metallopeptidase, whose amino-acid sequence MKKNLLLFFAIAVIASCTQTKEATYQQKEDTKFTTYWQQHIDYTMDIDVDTEKYQYQGSQKAVYTNNSPDQLDKVYYHLYFNAFQPGSQMDVRSLNIKDPDRRVRDRISKLNADEIGYIKVNSLKQNGTAVTYETVGTILEVTLNTPIKSGETVTLDMDFDAQVPVQIRRTGRNNKEGVALSMSQWYPKMAEYDFEGWHTPPYIAREFHGIWGNFDVKISIDKDYVVGGTGYLQNPQEIGHGYEDKTKQLNVPSTEKLTWHFKAPNVHDFMWAADPNYNHDVLKMANGIDLHFLYKKDLEAKYLRNWKELQPKTAELMSYFSKHVGQYPYKQYSVIQGGDGGMEYAMSTLITGKRSFGSLFGVTSHEMAHTWFQFLLATNESKHPWMDEGFTSYISNKASYEILKRGNKNPNAGPYRGYNYLVKNNIEEPLTTHADRYNTNAAYSTGSYGKGSMFLSQLEYVIGADNVAKGLKKYFTDFSFKHPTPNDVKRSMEKVSGIHLDWYLNEWTQTIHTIDYGVKSVNNKTITLERIGKMPMPIDLEVTYVDGSIENFNIPLRIMRGNKPTTATVITDWGWAMPTYTFNASKAVKSVTIDKSKLMADVNADNNFYEVK is encoded by the coding sequence ATGAAAAAAAACCTACTTTTATTTTTTGCAATTGCTGTAATTGCTTCTTGTACCCAAACAAAAGAAGCAACATATCAGCAAAAAGAAGACACTAAGTTTACTACTTATTGGCAACAACACATCGATTATACAATGGATATTGATGTTGATACAGAAAAATATCAATATCAAGGTTCACAAAAAGCGGTGTACACAAACAACTCTCCAGATCAATTAGATAAAGTTTATTATCACTTATATTTTAATGCTTTTCAACCAGGTTCTCAAATGGATGTTAGATCTTTAAACATCAAAGATCCAGATAGAAGAGTTAGAGATAGAATTAGTAAATTAAATGCTGATGAAATTGGTTATATTAAAGTAAATTCTTTAAAACAAAACGGAACAGCGGTAACTTATGAAACTGTAGGTACTATTTTAGAAGTAACTTTAAATACGCCAATTAAATCTGGTGAAACAGTAACTTTAGATATGGATTTTGATGCACAAGTTCCTGTTCAAATTAGAAGAACTGGTAGAAATAATAAAGAAGGTGTCGCACTTTCAATGTCTCAATGGTATCCTAAAATGGCAGAATATGATTTTGAAGGTTGGCATACGCCACCTTATATTGCTAGAGAATTCCACGGAATTTGGGGTAATTTTGATGTGAAGATTTCTATTGATAAAGATTACGTTGTTGGTGGTACAGGTTATTTACAAAATCCGCAAGAAATAGGACACGGTTATGAAGACAAAACAAAGCAGTTAAACGTACCAAGTACAGAAAAATTAACTTGGCATTTTAAAGCTCCAAATGTACATGATTTTATGTGGGCAGCAGATCCTAACTACAATCATGATGTTTTAAAAATGGCAAACGGAATTGATTTACACTTTTTATATAAGAAAGATTTAGAGGCAAAGTATTTAAGAAACTGGAAAGAATTACAGCCAAAAACAGCTGAATTAATGTCTTATTTTAGCAAGCATGTTGGTCAATATCCATATAAACAATATTCTGTTATACAAGGTGGAGATGGTGGTATGGAATATGCAATGTCTACTTTAATTACAGGAAAAAGAAGTTTTGGTAGTCTTTTTGGTGTTACTTCTCATGAAATGGCACACACTTGGTTTCAGTTTTTGTTAGCTACCAACGAAAGTAAACACCCGTGGATGGATGAAGGTTTTACATCTTATATTTCTAACAAAGCATCTTATGAAATTTTAAAAAGAGGAAACAAAAATCCAAATGCAGGTCCATACAGAGGTTACAACTATTTAGTAAAAAATAATATAGAAGAACCTTTAACTACACATGCAGATAGATATAATACTAATGCAGCTTATAGTACTGGTAGTTATGGTAAAGGAAGCATGTTTTTATCGCAATTAGAATATGTAATTGGTGCAGATAATGTAGCAAAAGGATTAAAAAAATACTTTACAGATTTTAGTTTTAAACACCCAACACCAAACGATGTAAAACGTTCTATGGAAAAAGTATCTGGTATTCATTTAGATTGGTATTTAAATGAATGGACGCAAACAATACATACAATAGATTATGGTGTAAAATCTGTAAACAATAAAACAATTACTTTAGAGAGAATTGGTAAAATGCCAATGCCTATCGATTTAGAAGTTACTTATGTTGATGGTTCTATAGAAAACTTTAATATACCATTAAGAATAATGAGAGGTAATAAGCCAACAACAGCAACTGTTATTACAGATTGGGGTTGGGCAATGCCAACATATACTTTTAACGCATCGAAAGCAGTTAAATCTGTAACAATAGATAAAAGTAAACTAATGGCAGATGTTAATGCTGATAATAACTTTTACGAAGTAAAATAA
- a CDS encoding LysE family translocator, which translates to MDIYDFKNAFLIGFFMAFMIGPVFFMLIQTSILKGARAAIVFDLGVILGDLSFILIAYYGSRSLLEKIKDDPRLFFLGGLVLIIYGLITYLEKENKKEALESAKIVDVPIKNNYLKLFFKGFFLNFINVGVLAFWLGTVLVIGPTLKMDQNAIFWYFGTVLIGYFVTDLGKIFLAKQLKSKMTPQVIFRVKKIMGIILIICGVFLMLKGFIPNDRIEDFIN; encoded by the coding sequence ATGGATATTTACGACTTTAAAAATGCTTTTTTAATAGGTTTTTTCATGGCTTTCATGATAGGACCTGTTTTTTTTATGTTAATACAAACTAGTATTTTAAAAGGCGCTAGAGCTGCAATTGTTTTTGATTTAGGTGTTATTTTAGGCGATTTATCCTTTATTCTAATTGCTTACTACGGAAGTAGATCTCTGCTAGAAAAAATTAAAGATGATCCGCGATTATTCTTTCTTGGCGGCTTGGTACTTATAATTTATGGTTTAATTACGTATTTAGAAAAAGAGAACAAAAAAGAAGCATTAGAATCTGCTAAAATTGTAGATGTACCCATAAAAAACAACTACTTAAAATTATTTTTTAAAGGATTCTTTTTAAACTTTATAAACGTAGGTGTTTTAGCTTTTTGGTTAGGTACTGTTCTTGTAATTGGACCTACCTTAAAAATGGATCAAAATGCTATATTTTGGTATTTTGGTACTGTTTTAATAGGTTATTTTGTAACCGATTTAGGTAAGATTTTTTTAGCAAAACAATTAAAATCTAAAATGACACCACAAGTAATTTTTAGAGTGAAAAAAATTATGGGAATTATATTGATAATTTGTGGTGTATTCTTAATGTTGAAAGGTTTTATACCAAATGATAGAATTGAAGATTTTATCAACTAG
- a CDS encoding ferredoxin--NADP reductase — MATFYKVNIQEVKHETANAVSVLLEIPQHLKNSFNFVAGQYITLQKVINGEEIRRAYSICSAPKSGEIRVAIKAVENGVFSTYATSKLKAGDEIEVSEPEGRFLLNPQANKNYIGFAAGSGITPILSMVKSVLEEENTSNFTLVYGNKSIADTIFFDELNALKETYSERLNLHFIYSRENVKNGLRGRIDENVTKYFVKNMYKETSFDAAFLCGPEQMIEEVSKTLAANKISKENIHFELFTTSIDKEAAAEVKEGVTEVKVLLDDEETTFSMQQTDDLLAASLRNNLDAPYSCQGGVCSSCMCKVTEGKAVMVKNSILTDSEIEEGLVLACQAYPTTPKITIDFDDV; from the coding sequence ATGGCAACATTTTACAAAGTAAACATACAAGAAGTAAAACATGAAACCGCAAACGCGGTTTCTGTTTTATTAGAAATACCTCAACATTTAAAAAACAGTTTTAATTTTGTTGCAGGACAATACATTACTTTACAAAAAGTAATTAATGGTGAAGAAATAAGAAGAGCATATTCTATTTGCTCTGCACCAAAAAGCGGAGAAATTAGAGTTGCGATTAAAGCTGTAGAAAACGGTGTGTTTTCTACCTACGCAACTTCTAAATTAAAAGCTGGCGATGAAATAGAAGTTTCTGAACCAGAAGGTCGTTTTTTACTAAATCCGCAGGCTAATAAAAACTATATCGGTTTTGCTGCAGGTTCTGGTATTACACCAATTTTATCGATGGTAAAATCGGTTTTAGAAGAAGAAAACACTTCTAACTTTACTTTAGTTTATGGTAACAAATCTATTGCAGACACTATCTTTTTTGATGAATTAAACGCTTTAAAAGAAACGTATTCAGAACGTTTAAATTTGCATTTTATTTACAGTAGAGAAAACGTAAAAAACGGTTTGCGTGGTAGAATAGACGAAAACGTAACAAAGTATTTCGTTAAAAACATGTACAAAGAAACTAGTTTTGATGCTGCTTTTTTATGCGGACCAGAACAAATGATAGAAGAAGTTTCTAAAACTTTAGCTGCTAATAAAATTAGTAAAGAAAATATTCATTTCGAATTATTTACAACTTCTATTGATAAAGAAGCTGCTGCAGAAGTTAAAGAAGGCGTTACAGAAGTTAAAGTTCTTTTAGACGATGAAGAAACTACTTTTTCTATGCAACAAACAGACGATCTTTTAGCGGCAAGTTTACGCAATAACTTAGATGCACCTTACTCTTGTCAAGGTGGTGTTTGTAGTTCTTGTATGTGTAAAGTTACCGAAGGAAAAGCTGTAATGGTAAAAAATTCTATACTTACAGATAGTGAAATTGAAGAAGGTTTGGTTTTAGCATGTCAAGCATATCCAACAACACCAAAAATTACAATTGACTTTGATGATGTTTAA
- a CDS encoding aspartate-semialdehyde dehydrogenase, with product MKIAVVGATGMVGTVMLQVLEERNLPITELIPVASERSAGKKLSYKGKEYTIVTLADAVSLKPDVALFSAGGDTSLEWAPKFAEVGTTVIDNSSAWRMDPTKKLVVPEINGDVLTADDKIIANPNCSTIQLVMALAPLHSKYTMKRVVISTYQSVSGTGVKAVQQLDNEEAGVDGEMAYPHKIGRNALPHCDIFLENGYTKEEMKLVKEPKKILRDDSFSVTATAVRIPTAGGHSEAVNVQFENDFDLAEVRTILSETPGVIVEDDLANNVYPMPINAHNKDEVFVGRIRRDESQENTLNLWIVADNLRKGAATNTVQIAEYLIANNLV from the coding sequence ATGAAAATAGCTGTAGTTGGAGCAACTGGAATGGTTGGAACTGTAATGTTACAAGTTTTAGAAGAACGTAATTTACCTATAACTGAGTTAATACCTGTAGCATCTGAAAGATCTGCCGGTAAAAAATTATCTTATAAAGGCAAAGAATATACTATTGTAACCTTAGCAGATGCTGTGAGTTTAAAACCAGATGTGGCTTTATTTTCTGCCGGTGGCGATACTTCTTTAGAATGGGCACCAAAATTTGCAGAAGTTGGTACAACGGTTATAGACAATTCTTCTGCTTGGAGAATGGATCCGACAAAGAAATTAGTAGTTCCAGAAATTAATGGTGATGTTTTAACTGCGGATGATAAAATTATTGCTAATCCAAACTGTTCTACAATACAATTGGTAATGGCTTTAGCGCCGTTACACTCTAAATATACCATGAAACGTGTTGTAATTTCTACGTATCAGTCTGTTTCTGGTACTGGTGTAAAAGCAGTACAACAACTAGATAATGAAGAAGCTGGTGTAGACGGAGAAATGGCGTATCCGCATAAAATTGGTAGAAATGCTTTGCCACATTGTGATATTTTCTTAGAAAACGGATACACTAAAGAAGAAATGAAATTGGTTAAAGAGCCAAAGAAAATTTTACGTGATGATTCTTTTTCTGTAACTGCAACCGCTGTTCGTATTCCTACTGCTGGTGGACATTCTGAAGCTGTTAACGTGCAGTTTGAAAATGATTTCGATTTAGCAGAAGTTAGAACTATTTTAAGCGAAACACCTGGTGTGATTGTAGAAGATGATTTGGCCAACAACGTGTATCCGATGCCAATTAATGCGCATAATAAAGACGAAGTTTTTGTTGGTAGAATTAGAAGAGACGAATCTCAAGAAAATACCTTAAATTTGTGGATTGTTGCAGACAACCTTAGAAAAGGTGCTGCTACCAACACAGTTCAAATTGCCGAATATTTAATTGCGAATAATTTGGTTTAA
- a CDS encoding rhodanese-related sulfurtransferase, with amino-acid sequence MQLYNKLSAKERAALIDEAGKDRLTISFYQYFKIENPQLFRDKLFLEWNALDVLGRIYVSYEGINAQLSVPSENFYALKEQLDSISFLKDIRLNVAVEQDNKSFLKLKVKVRNKIVADGLNDETFDVTNKGVHLNAKEFNQMLANPNTVCVDMRNHYESEIGHFDGAVTPDVDTFRDSLDIIEEDLKDNKEDKNLLMYCTGGIRCEKASAYYKHKGFKNVFQLEGGIIEYTRQVKEEGIENKFIGKNFVFDHRRAERITDDVISNCHQCGKACDEHTNCANEACHLLFIQCDECSEKMENTCSTDCQEIIQLSYEEQKELRKGKGNSNKIFKKGRSEKLKFKK; translated from the coding sequence ATGCAACTGTACAATAAGTTAAGCGCAAAAGAACGCGCTGCATTAATAGATGAGGCTGGTAAAGACCGTCTTACAATATCATTCTATCAATACTTCAAGATAGAAAATCCACAATTATTTAGAGATAAATTATTTTTAGAATGGAACGCTTTAGATGTTCTTGGTAGAATTTATGTTTCTTACGAAGGTATCAATGCACAATTATCGGTACCATCAGAAAATTTTTATGCTTTAAAAGAACAATTAGATAGTATTTCATTTTTAAAAGACATACGTTTAAATGTTGCGGTAGAGCAAGACAATAAATCGTTTTTAAAGTTAAAAGTAAAAGTTAGAAACAAAATTGTTGCCGATGGATTGAATGATGAGACTTTTGATGTAACTAACAAAGGAGTGCACTTAAACGCAAAGGAGTTTAACCAAATGCTAGCAAACCCAAACACGGTTTGTGTAGATATGCGTAACCATTACGAAAGTGAAATTGGACATTTTGATGGTGCTGTAACGCCAGATGTAGATACTTTTAGAGATTCTTTAGATATTATAGAAGAAGATTTAAAAGACAACAAAGAAGATAAGAATTTATTGATGTATTGTACCGGCGGAATTCGTTGCGAAAAAGCATCTGCATATTACAAACACAAAGGTTTTAAAAACGTATTTCAACTAGAAGGCGGTATTATAGAATATACGCGTCAGGTAAAAGAAGAAGGAATCGAAAATAAATTTATTGGTAAAAACTTTGTATTCGATCATAGAAGAGCAGAACGTATTACAGATGATGTAATTTCTAATTGTCACCAGTGTGGTAAAGCGTGCGACGAGCATACAAATTGTGCAAACGAAGCATGTCATTTATTGTTTATACAATGTGATGAATGTTCAGAAAAGATGGAAAACACCTGTTCTACAGATTGCCAAGAAATTATTCAGTTATCTTACGAAGAACAAAAAGAACTTCGAAAAGGGAAGGGAAATAGCAACAAAATCTTTAAAAAAGGACGTTCGGAGAAATTAAAGTTTAAGAAATAA
- a CDS encoding regulatory iron-sulfur-containing complex subunit RicT, protein MACGSCGTTENGVPKGCKSNGNCGSGTCGSGSNKLAVFDWLSNMTLPTGQERFNIFEVRFKNGRKHFYKNVDNLPITMGDIVAVEGNPGHDIGTVSLAGELVKVQMKKRKITADHEDVKKIYRKASQRDIDIWQQARGKEEETQRRGREILGRLGLQMKLSDVEYQGDGNKATFYYTADARVDFRQLIRDLASAFSIRVEMKQVGARQEAARLGGVGSCGRELCCSTWLTDFRKVTTSAARYQQLSLNPLKLAGQCGKLKCCLNFELDTYLDALKAFPKQDVVLKTEKGDAVFVKMDIFKGHLWYTYKEERFKWFRLTLDQVLEIIDLNKNNEKSATLEEYESDVEIPVKVDFEDAVGQDSLTRFDAPKTSKRRRNNRNKKKKKPVAAAASTTQQKPNARKKPQAKPAAKKGNRQPQKNKPQQQGQAQGQQKPNKPKQKSKPRQKPVAKNTDATKSVAKANANTNKPKVEGKRLNKPRRNNRNRKNNTPKNGKDSEK, encoded by the coding sequence ATGGCATGTGGAAGTTGCGGTACAACAGAAAATGGTGTACCAAAAGGATGTAAGAGTAATGGTAATTGTGGTAGTGGAACCTGCGGAAGTGGTAGTAATAAATTAGCTGTTTTCGATTGGCTTTCTAACATGACGTTACCAACCGGACAAGAACGTTTTAATATTTTTGAAGTCCGTTTTAAAAACGGAAGAAAACATTTTTATAAAAATGTAGATAATTTACCCATAACAATGGGAGATATTGTTGCTGTAGAAGGAAATCCTGGGCACGATATTGGTACCGTTTCTTTAGCCGGAGAATTGGTAAAAGTGCAAATGAAAAAGCGCAAAATTACCGCAGATCACGAAGACGTTAAAAAAATCTATAGAAAAGCAAGTCAAAGAGATATCGATATTTGGCAACAAGCAAGAGGTAAAGAAGAAGAAACTCAAAGAAGAGGAAGAGAAATCTTAGGTCGCTTAGGTTTGCAAATGAAATTATCTGATGTAGAATATCAAGGAGATGGTAACAAAGCTACTTTTTATTACACAGCAGATGCAAGAGTAGATTTTAGACAATTAATTAGAGATTTGGCAAGTGCATTTTCTATTCGTGTAGAAATGAAACAAGTTGGTGCAAGACAAGAAGCGGCAAGACTTGGTGGTGTTGGTTCTTGTGGTAGAGAATTGTGTTGTTCTACTTGGTTAACAGATTTTAGAAAAGTAACAACATCTGCAGCGCGTTATCAGCAATTATCTTTAAATCCGCTAAAGTTAGCAGGACAATGTGGAAAATTAAAATGCTGTTTAAATTTTGAATTAGACACGTATTTAGATGCCTTAAAAGCGTTTCCGAAACAAGATGTAGTTTTAAAGACAGAAAAAGGAGATGCCGTTTTTGTAAAGATGGATATTTTTAAAGGACATCTTTGGTACACTTATAAAGAAGAGCGTTTCAAGTGGTTTCGTTTGACTTTAGATCAAGTCTTAGAAATTATAGATTTAAATAAAAATAACGAAAAATCTGCTACGTTAGAAGAATATGAATCTGATGTAGAAATTCCTGTAAAAGTAGATTTTGAAGATGCTGTTGGGCAAGATAGTTTAACAAGGTTTGATGCGCCAAAAACTAGCAAAAGAAGAAGAAATAACAGAAACAAGAAAAAGAAAAAACCTGTTGCAGCTGCGGCAAGCACAACGCAACAAAAACCAAACGCTAGAAAGAAACCGCAAGCAAAACCCGCCGCAAAAAAAGGAAACAGGCAACCACAAAAAAATAAGCCACAACAACAAGGGCAAGCACAAGGGCAGCAAAAACCAAATAAACCAAAGCAGAAATCTAAGCCAAGGCAAAAACCTGTTGCTAAAAATACAGATGCTACAAAATCTGTTGCAAAAGCGAATGCAAATACAAACAAACCAAAGGTAGAAGGTAAAAGACTAAACAAACCAAGAAGAAATAATAGAAATCGTAAAAACAATACGCCTAAGAATGGAAAGGATTCAGAAAAATAA
- a CDS encoding gliding motility lipoprotein GldH: MERIQKNKILLFVGFFFLMISCQDVSEFNQYKTLEDGSWKSNQDLTFNFEVKDTIRPKNLFINIRNNNEYEYSNLFIITTLKFPNNTAVIDTLQYEMADEKGVFLGSGFSSIKENKLFYKEEKVFPTSGNYVLSVKQAMRKNGEINEIKNLKGILDVGLTIEKINE, encoded by the coding sequence ATGGAAAGGATTCAGAAAAATAAAATATTACTTTTTGTAGGTTTTTTCTTTTTGATGATTTCTTGTCAAGACGTATCCGAGTTTAATCAATATAAAACATTAGAAGATGGTTCTTGGAAATCGAACCAAGATTTAACGTTTAATTTTGAAGTTAAAGATACGATTCGACCAAAAAATTTGTTTATCAATATTAGAAATAATAATGAATACGAATACAGTAATTTGTTTATAATAACAACTTTAAAGTTTCCGAATAACACAGCAGTTATAGATACGTTACAATATGAAATGGCAGATGAAAAAGGGGTGTTTTTAGGTAGTGGATTTTCGAGTATCAAAGAAAATAAATTATTTTATAAGGAAGAAAAAGTTTTTCCTACTTCTGGAAATTACGTTTTAAGTGTAAAACAAGCAATGCGAAAAAACGGAGAAATTAACGAGATTAAAAATTTAAAAGGAATTTTAGACGTTGGTTTAACTATTGAAAAAATTAATGAATAA